Proteins encoded together in one Coregonus clupeaformis isolate EN_2021a chromosome 30, ASM2061545v1, whole genome shotgun sequence window:
- the bgnb gene encoding biglycan b, giving the protein MLAHSSLLLLLCLARLPAPSSALPFEQRGFWDFAMDSDVGGMTSMMRDEEEGSAIEELPPPELPSCPFGCQCQRRVVQCSDLGLTEVPKGIPADTKLLDLQNNRITELKENDFKGLSNLYALSLVNNKISKVHPKAFVPLKHMQKLYFSRNLLTGVPKNLPPSLVELRIHENRIKKVQEGAFSGLGSMNCIELGGNPIQNSGFEPGAFKGLKLSYLRISEAQLTGVPKDLPDSLHELHLDHNQIQAIELEDLSRYKHLYRLGLGFNHIRMIENGSLAYVPRLRELHLENNRLTAIPKGLPDMKYLQVVYLHSNSISQVGVDDFCPRGFGMKRTFYNGISLYSNPVNYWEVQPAAFRCVSDRLAIQFGNYKK; this is encoded by the exons ATGTTGGcccactcctctctcctgttGCTGCTGTGTCTTGCCCGGCTGCCCGCCCCATCGTCGGCCCTGCCCTTTGAGCAGAGGGGATTCTGGGACTTTGCGATGGACAGTGATGTGGGAGGGATGACGTCGATGATGAGAGATGAAGAGGAAGGCTCAGCAATAGAGGAGCTGCCCCCTCCTGAACTGCCCTCATGCCCCTTTGGGTGCCAGTGCCAACGCAGAGTGGTGCAATGCTCCGATCTGG gtttGACTGAGGTGCCTAAGGGCATTCCCGCTGACACCAAACTCTTGGACCTGCAGAACAACCGCATCACTGAGCTGAAGGAGAACGACTTCAAAGGCCTCAGCAACCTCTac GCCCTGTCCCTGGTGAATAATAAGATCAGTAAGGTCCACCCCAAGGCCTTTGTTCCTCTGAAACACATGCAGAAGCTGTACTTCTCCAGAAACCTCCTGACTGGCGTCCCCAAGAATCTGCCCCCCTCTCTGGTGGAGCTGAGGATCCACGAGAACCGCATAAAGAAGGTCCAAGAGGGGGCCTTCTCTGGACTGGGCAGCATGAACTGCATAG AGCTGGGAGGGAACCCGATCCAGAACAGTGGGTTTGAGCCAGGAGCCTTCAAGGGACTGAAACTGAGCTACCTGCGCATCTCTGAGGCTCAACTCACTGGAGTACCCAAGG ACCTGCCAGACAGTCTCCATGAGCTCCATCTGGACCACAACCAGATACAGGCCATCGAGCTGGAGGACCTGAGCCGCTACAAACACTTGTACAG GTTGGGCCTGGGTTTTAACCACATCCGTATGATAGAGAATGGCAGTCTAGCGTACGTCCCCCGCCTGAGAGAGTTGCACCTGGAGAACAACAGACTCACAGCAATCCCCAAGGGTCTGCCTGACATGAAGTACCTACAg GTTGTGTACCTCCATTCCAACAGCATCAGCCAGGTGGGAGTGGATGACTTCTGCCCAAGAGGCTTTGGGATGAAGAGGACGTTCTATAACGGCATTAGCCTTTATTCTAACCCAGTCAACTACTGGGAGGTCCAACCCGCTGCCTTCCGCTGTGTCAGTGACCGTCTGGCCATCCAGTTTGGCAACTACAAGAAATAA